Proteins found in one Synechococcus sp. LA31 genomic segment:
- a CDS encoding NAD(P)/FAD-dependent oxidoreductase — MAMIWDVVVIGAGVSGGLAALDCARKGLNVLVVEQRSFPRWKVCGCCFNAQAQAVLDAVGQGDLMERCGAHPLRRLRIGLNGRNADLSLSGGWVLSRERFDQALLQAASQAGATVRFQTRGQLEDVGLNARSVRLLSTSGGSSEVVQARVVLVAAGLVNQCIPEQRSLGHTGASRIGAGCVLPAAAHAYAESVIHMAVGSGGYVGLVRREDGALNLAAAFDRSLLRARGGAAAAASSLICSAGFELPTDLMNSRWQLTPALTRRPPALATSRCLLIGDAAGYVEPFTGEGMAWALTAGAAAAPFVIEAQADWSPDLQQRWQQTLERLVVRRQRICRSLASVLRRPMLTEGLFSLCRRWPQLPERIVARLNHVQLPTADLYPCL; from the coding sequence ATGGCCATGATCTGGGATGTGGTGGTGATCGGAGCCGGCGTGTCCGGTGGGCTGGCCGCGCTCGATTGCGCCCGAAAGGGTCTGAATGTTCTCGTCGTGGAACAACGTTCCTTTCCGCGTTGGAAAGTGTGTGGTTGCTGTTTCAACGCCCAGGCGCAGGCGGTCCTAGACGCCGTTGGGCAGGGTGATCTGATGGAACGGTGCGGTGCTCATCCACTTCGGCGACTGCGCATCGGACTCAATGGTCGAAACGCCGATCTGTCGTTATCCGGGGGCTGGGTGCTCTCCCGCGAGCGTTTCGATCAGGCTCTGCTGCAGGCCGCGTCGCAGGCAGGCGCGACGGTTCGCTTCCAAACGCGCGGACAGCTTGAGGACGTGGGCCTGAACGCCCGTTCCGTTCGCCTGCTTTCGACCTCGGGTGGATCGTCTGAAGTGGTGCAGGCGAGGGTGGTGCTGGTAGCTGCAGGACTCGTCAACCAATGCATCCCCGAGCAACGCTCGTTGGGTCATACCGGCGCGTCGCGGATCGGTGCCGGCTGTGTTCTGCCTGCAGCGGCACACGCCTACGCCGAGAGCGTGATTCATATGGCGGTGGGATCCGGTGGCTATGTCGGCCTGGTCCGGCGAGAGGACGGTGCTCTCAACCTCGCGGCCGCTTTTGATCGCTCACTCCTCCGCGCCCGAGGAGGTGCTGCTGCAGCCGCCAGTTCTTTGATCTGTTCAGCCGGATTTGAACTGCCAACGGATCTCATGAACTCCCGCTGGCAGCTCACCCCTGCGCTGACACGCCGTCCACCCGCGCTGGCGACCTCTCGCTGTCTTCTGATCGGCGATGCGGCAGGTTATGTCGAGCCATTCACAGGTGAGGGGATGGCATGGGCGCTCACGGCCGGGGCGGCTGCCGCCCCCTTCGTGATCGAGGCGCAGGCCGACTGGTCCCCTGATCTCCAGCAGCGCTGGCAGCAAACCCTCGAACGACTGGTTGTGCGCCGCCAACGGATCTGCCGTTCCCTCGCATCAGTGCTGCGTCGTCCCATGCTCACCGAGGGGCTGTTCAGCCTCTGCAGGCGATGGCCGCAGCTGCCCGAGCGAATCGTGGCCAGACTCAATCATGTGCAGCTGCCCACAGCGGACCTCTACCCATGCCTTTGA
- a CDS encoding glycosyl hydrolase family 18 protein has product MVLLSGGLDYAVNPSGPDIIDFDPARDRLDFGDTSVHGLILGKLADGSAVIVNPWQESDYQRIFRSDGTALRWDQLTLDNIAPVGNEHLRADIGAVLSWETSVGPIGAAGTVYVRSHEYAVQERVEGFDPQMDKLSFLYLGTRERLSTEDTDEGLLITVQPSQQSVLLVGVNSSELVGRNLEFHFDQIEEDNLEAVFGFQASDLSLVDRTVLLTPEAPDGAITDGYQTRTGSDATSSGLLNSTESASMHASMHEHAMTAMSGPLSLSASGNLYWGGMSGQLTITNTGTTAVEDWQVSFETPHADFKSWAGDAQVEQLANGQYRVTLTPADWNGSIGAGSSVTVDFNAASNGLANSGELTSALFFTDNSTQLTEAISTPALNPPTATIPEPDRDTPVVEGPIGPLSLSASGNLYWGGMSGQLTITNTGTTAVEDWQVSFVTPHADFQSWAGDAQVEQLANGQYRVTLTPADWNGSIGAGSSITVDFNAVSNGLANSGELTSALFFTDDSTQLTESISTPALNPPTDITPEPDLDSPVGDELIPEELAADPVVVQDPGNSFGNGKRMVAYFEEWGIYSRDYLVQDIPVGDLTHINYSFFDVKANGDVTLFDPWAATDKRFTAAEQVTRTFSATAWSELSDEQQQTYSSGQTFTSRSNGDGSVTVSGVPVGWENTDALAGNLGQLDLLSQLHPEINLGLALGGWTLSDEFSLALDDASGRETFTDNLITTLKTYDFFNTVDFDWEYPGGGGLDGNAASSQDGVNFAATLQLLRQKLNLLSRETGEQYEISVATAGGADKLANLNLSGLDPYVDFYNVMAYDFHGGWENSTGHQAAMTADPGGYDVVTAIDQFRQNGVALDKVVLGAPVYTRAWGEVSAGDRYGLGQSGSASAAPGSFEAGNYDQKDLITGIENDSFDLIWDDEAKAAFAYNDSSRLWSSVETAATIAGKAAYVNEADLGGMMFWALSNDAVDDQSLIAAASDVLSGSMTAELVAQRGPEFDAVLGGDGAFAMNDFIALA; this is encoded by the coding sequence ATGGTCTTGCTCAGTGGTGGACTCGACTACGCCGTGAATCCATCAGGACCGGACATCATTGATTTTGACCCAGCACGTGACAGGCTTGATTTTGGAGACACGTCAGTTCACGGCCTGATTCTCGGAAAACTGGCTGACGGCTCCGCCGTGATCGTGAATCCTTGGCAAGAGAGCGACTACCAACGCATCTTCAGGTCGGACGGAACGGCGTTGCGCTGGGATCAGCTCACTCTGGACAACATCGCGCCAGTTGGCAATGAACACCTGCGCGCTGATATCGGGGCTGTGCTGTCGTGGGAGACCAGCGTTGGCCCGATTGGTGCGGCCGGAACCGTTTACGTTCGCTCGCATGAGTATGCAGTTCAAGAACGGGTTGAGGGCTTTGATCCGCAGATGGACAAGCTGAGTTTTCTCTATCTGGGCACCCGTGAACGACTATCCACAGAGGACACTGATGAAGGTCTCTTAATCACAGTTCAGCCCAGTCAGCAGAGTGTGTTGCTGGTTGGTGTGAACAGCAGCGAATTGGTGGGCCGCAACCTGGAATTTCACTTCGATCAGATCGAAGAGGACAATCTTGAAGCGGTGTTCGGGTTCCAAGCCTCTGATCTCAGCTTGGTGGATCGCACAGTGCTGCTGACACCCGAGGCCCCTGACGGTGCCATCACCGATGGCTATCAGACAAGAACTGGCAGCGATGCGACATCCAGTGGTCTGCTGAATTCCACCGAATCGGCATCCATGCACGCCAGCATGCATGAGCATGCCATGACGGCAATGAGTGGCCCGCTCAGCCTCTCGGCCAGCGGCAACCTCTATTGGGGTGGCATGAGCGGCCAGCTCACCATCACCAATACCGGCACCACCGCGGTGGAGGACTGGCAGGTCAGCTTCGAAACACCCCATGCCGATTTCAAAAGTTGGGCCGGTGATGCGCAGGTGGAACAGCTTGCTAATGGTCAGTATCGAGTCACCCTCACACCAGCTGACTGGAACGGCAGCATTGGCGCAGGCTCGAGCGTCACTGTTGACTTCAACGCCGCGAGCAATGGTCTAGCCAACAGCGGCGAACTCACAAGCGCCTTGTTCTTCACGGACAACTCCACCCAGCTGACTGAGGCGATCAGCACTCCAGCCCTTAACCCACCAACGGCAACCATTCCAGAACCGGATCGAGACACTCCGGTGGTTGAAGGGCCGATTGGCCCGCTCAGCCTCTCCGCCAGCGGCAACCTCTATTGGGGCGGCATGAGCGGCCAGCTCACCATCACCAATACCGGCACCACCGCAGTGGAGGACTGGCAGGTCAGCTTCGTAACACCCCATGCCGATTTCCAAAGTTGGGCGGGTGATGCGCAGGTGGAACAGCTTGCTAATGGTCAGTATCGAGTCACCCTCACACCAGCCGACTGGAACGGCAGCATTGGCGCAGGCTCGAGCATCACTGTTGACTTCAACGCCGTGAGCAATGGTCTAGCCAACAGCGGCGAACTCACAAGCGCCTTGTTCTTTACGGACGACTCCACCCAGCTGACTGAATCGATCAGCACTCCAGCCCTGAACCCACCAACGGACATCACTCCAGAACCGGATCTAGACAGTCCGGTTGGTGACGAGTTAATACCCGAGGAACTGGCCGCAGACCCAGTCGTAGTCCAGGACCCCGGCAACAGCTTTGGCAATGGTAAGCGCATGGTTGCCTATTTCGAGGAATGGGGCATCTACTCCCGCGATTACCTTGTTCAGGATATTCCAGTTGGCGATCTCACTCACATTAACTACAGCTTCTTTGATGTGAAGGCCAACGGCGATGTAACCCTGTTTGATCCCTGGGCGGCTACCGACAAACGCTTCACAGCCGCAGAGCAGGTGACTCGTACCTTCAGTGCCACTGCCTGGTCTGAACTGAGTGATGAACAACAGCAGACCTACAGCTCAGGACAGACCTTCACCAGCCGCAGCAATGGGGATGGATCCGTCACGGTGAGCGGTGTTCCTGTTGGATGGGAGAACACCGACGCGCTTGCCGGCAACCTGGGACAGCTTGATTTGCTCAGCCAATTACACCCGGAGATCAACCTTGGCCTCGCGCTAGGCGGCTGGACCCTCTCAGATGAATTCAGCCTGGCACTCGATGATGCCAGTGGACGCGAAACGTTTACCGACAACCTGATTACCACACTCAAGACCTACGACTTTTTCAACACCGTTGACTTTGATTGGGAATACCCAGGCGGTGGTGGCCTCGATGGCAATGCTGCCAGCAGCCAGGATGGTGTGAATTTTGCCGCGACGCTGCAGCTGCTACGCCAAAAACTCAACTTGCTCTCGCGTGAAACGGGCGAGCAGTATGAAATCTCCGTGGCAACAGCTGGCGGTGCGGACAAGCTGGCCAACCTGAATCTGAGCGGGTTGGATCCCTACGTGGACTTCTACAACGTGATGGCCTATGACTTCCACGGCGGCTGGGAGAACAGCACGGGCCATCAAGCGGCAATGACCGCCGACCCGGGCGGCTACGACGTTGTGACCGCCATTGACCAATTTCGCCAGAACGGCGTTGCCTTGGACAAGGTTGTCCTTGGTGCGCCTGTCTACACGCGGGCGTGGGGCGAGGTGTCCGCAGGCGATCGATATGGCCTTGGCCAAAGCGGCAGCGCCAGTGCGGCACCGGGGTCGTTCGAAGCTGGAAACTACGACCAGAAAGACCTCATCACCGGCATCGAGAATGACTCTTTTGATCTGATCTGGGATGACGAGGCAAAAGCCGCGTTTGCTTACAACGACAGCAGCCGTCTCTGGAGTTCGGTGGAAACCGCGGCCACCATTGCCGGAAAGGCTGCCTATGTCAATGAAGCTGACCTTGGCGGGATGATGTTTTGGGCTCTTTCCAATGATGCAGTTGACGATCAAAGCTTGATCGCTGCTGCCTCGGATGTGCTGTCGGGTTCCATGACCGCCGAGCTGGTCGCGCAGCGTGGCCCGGAGTTTGATGCGGTTCTTGGTGGCGATGGCGCTTTCGCCATGAACGATTTCATCGCTCTTGCCTAA
- a CDS encoding phytochelatin synthase family protein translates to MRSPDAWAFLHPRRWIGPGLLCSALAWELTTAVFASNALTPLAEPAGLELLSSSRQRADYGALAETFLTQANLTYCGVASSVMVLNSLALPAPAARGYGRYRFWTQDNLFSSDATRAVLPPEQVAKRGMTLQQLQALLVSNGARAHAIHGSSLDLAAFRTLVMANQTNPHDRLLVNYLRSSMGQEGGGHISPVAAYHAPSDQVLILDVARYRYPSVWVPLPDLWRAMRTTDGDSGLSRGLVVVQRPITP, encoded by the coding sequence GTGCGCAGCCCTGACGCCTGGGCATTTCTGCATCCACGCCGGTGGATCGGCCCTGGGTTGCTGTGTTCAGCGCTGGCATGGGAGCTCACCACGGCGGTCTTCGCCAGCAATGCGCTCACCCCCCTGGCCGAACCCGCTGGCCTCGAGCTCCTCAGCAGTAGTCGCCAGCGGGCCGATTACGGCGCCTTGGCCGAGACCTTTCTCACCCAGGCCAACCTCACCTACTGCGGCGTAGCTAGCAGCGTGATGGTGCTCAACTCCCTCGCGCTGCCGGCCCCGGCGGCACGTGGCTACGGCCGCTACCGCTTCTGGACCCAGGACAACCTGTTCAGTTCAGATGCCACCCGCGCTGTCCTGCCGCCGGAGCAGGTGGCCAAGCGCGGCATGACGCTGCAACAGCTGCAAGCTCTACTGGTGAGTAACGGCGCCAGGGCCCACGCCATTCATGGCAGCAGCCTGGATCTGGCGGCATTCCGAACGCTGGTGATGGCCAATCAGACCAATCCCCACGACCGGTTACTGGTCAATTACCTGCGCAGCAGCATGGGGCAGGAGGGTGGTGGACATATTTCGCCCGTCGCTGCTTATCACGCCCCCAGCGACCAGGTGCTGATCCTGGATGTAGCGCGCTATCGCTACCCCTCGGTATGGGTGCCGTTGCCGGACCTGTGGCGGGCGATGCGCACCACCGATGGTGACTCCGGGCTCAGCCGAGGCCTGGTTGTTGTGCAGCGGCCCATAACACCATGA
- a CDS encoding alanine/ornithine racemase family PLP-dependent enzyme has translation MSAPRLEIHLGRLHHNAKTLVDRLALQGIAVTGVSKATLGLPEIVHTWVDAGVATIGESRIESIEGLTAAGVGVPMLLIRSPMLSQVERVVAHAAISCKSELSVLQALSAAAQRQGLCHGVLLMVELGDLREGILAHDLEAMAQQTLALPNLQLMGIGTNLGCQHGVVPDALNMAELSRLTNALERRFGLHLPWCSGGNSANLPWLAAGGEPGRLNHLRLGEALLLGREPLRRTAIPGLFTNAITLVAEVIEAKLKPNQPWGERQRTSFAAAVPEPEPKPTSAAPGYEHRVLLALGEQDVDPQGLSPPNGVLIHGASSDHLIVGCQGVRPQVGDEQRYQLSYSALLRAMTSPFVSHCFVSDES, from the coding sequence GTGAGTGCACCGCGGCTCGAGATCCATCTCGGGCGACTGCACCACAACGCCAAAACCTTGGTGGACCGTCTTGCCCTGCAGGGGATTGCAGTGACGGGTGTGAGTAAGGCGACGCTGGGCCTTCCTGAAATCGTGCACACCTGGGTGGATGCGGGGGTGGCCACGATTGGTGAATCCCGAATCGAGAGCATCGAAGGCCTTACAGCGGCTGGGGTTGGCGTGCCCATGCTCTTGATCCGCTCCCCCATGCTCAGCCAGGTGGAACGCGTGGTGGCCCACGCGGCCATCAGCTGCAAAAGCGAATTGAGCGTGCTGCAGGCCTTGTCTGCAGCGGCCCAGCGCCAAGGGCTTTGCCATGGGGTGTTGCTGATGGTGGAGCTGGGCGACTTGCGGGAAGGAATCCTGGCTCACGATCTCGAAGCGATGGCGCAACAGACCCTGGCCCTGCCCAATCTGCAGTTGATGGGAATCGGCACCAATCTGGGCTGTCAGCACGGGGTTGTCCCCGATGCGCTGAACATGGCTGAACTCTCCCGGCTCACGAACGCCCTGGAGCGTCGCTTTGGCCTGCATTTGCCCTGGTGCTCGGGCGGAAATTCTGCCAATTTGCCCTGGTTGGCCGCCGGAGGAGAACCCGGACGCCTCAATCACTTGCGCCTGGGAGAGGCCCTGCTGCTCGGCCGAGAACCCCTCAGGCGCACAGCCATCCCGGGCCTGTTCACCAATGCCATCACGTTGGTGGCTGAAGTGATCGAAGCCAAGCTGAAACCAAACCAACCCTGGGGCGAACGCCAACGCACAAGCTTTGCGGCAGCAGTTCCAGAGCCAGAGCCAAAGCCAACATCAGCCGCGCCAGGTTATGAACATCGGGTGCTGCTAGCGCTGGGCGAACAGGACGTTGACCCACAAGGGTTGAGCCCACCCAATGGTGTCCTTATCCACGGCGCCTCCAGTGATCATCTGATTGTGGGATGCCAGGGTGTGAGGCCACAGGTTGGTGATGAACAGCGCTATCAGCTCAGCTACAGCGCCCTGTTGCGAGCCATGACATCTCCCTTTGTGAGTCATTGTTTCGTCAGTGATGAGTCTTAA
- a CDS encoding DUF1651 domain-containing protein — protein MFVQKGQKIPSAPAEGWLSDGRQVLHFKPAIWNQWQQELEITSGQVLRDQAVPLLQRRVRLSRERAVELWRQRLAEGWKPCTPQWQPPPPLEPRWGR, from the coding sequence GTGTTCGTTCAGAAGGGTCAGAAGATCCCGTCAGCTCCGGCTGAGGGCTGGCTGAGTGATGGCCGCCAAGTGCTGCACTTCAAGCCCGCGATCTGGAATCAGTGGCAGCAGGAGCTGGAGATCACCAGTGGCCAGGTGTTGCGGGATCAAGCAGTGCCGTTGCTGCAGCGGCGTGTGCGGCTGAGCCGCGAGCGAGCGGTTGAGCTCTGGCGTCAGCGCTTGGCTGAGGGGTGGAAACCGTGCACGCCGCAATGGCAACCACCGCCACCGCTGGAGCCGAGATGGGGACGCTGA
- a CDS encoding prohibitin family protein, which yields MQSPLRSAGSPEGPSASLSLIIAIALGLAILLSQTVFIVPAGNVAVVTTLGKVTGLPRNPGANIKAPLVQNTSLFDVRTQVRPEQFSTLTKDLQVIQATATVKYAMKSTEAGRIYETIATDDQQIYPRVIQPSLLKALKSVFSQYELVTIATEWNSISELVQEKVADELRKFDYVTVQGLDLTGLQIAEEYRAAIEQKQIAEQQLLRAQTEVLIAEQEAKRYETLNSSLDDQVLYKLFLDKWDGQTSVVPALPSSAQAGGQSVIVNGRR from the coding sequence ATGCAGTCGCCCCTTCGATCCGCCGGCAGTCCAGAGGGGCCGAGCGCGTCCCTTAGCCTGATCATTGCGATTGCTCTGGGCTTAGCAATTCTGCTGAGCCAAACCGTGTTCATCGTTCCCGCAGGCAATGTGGCGGTGGTCACCACCTTGGGGAAAGTCACCGGTTTACCGCGCAACCCTGGTGCCAACATCAAAGCTCCTCTGGTGCAGAACACCTCATTGTTTGATGTGCGAACGCAGGTGCGCCCCGAACAGTTCTCCACCCTCACCAAAGACCTGCAAGTCATTCAGGCCACTGCAACGGTGAAGTACGCCATGAAGTCGACCGAAGCCGGGCGGATTTACGAAACGATCGCCACCGACGATCAGCAAATCTATCCACGTGTCATCCAACCGTCGCTATTGAAGGCTCTCAAATCGGTCTTTTCGCAATACGAGCTCGTCACCATTGCCACAGAGTGGAACTCCATCTCCGAGCTGGTGCAGGAGAAGGTTGCCGATGAACTCCGTAAGTTCGATTACGTCACAGTTCAAGGTCTTGACCTCACGGGTCTGCAAATCGCGGAGGAATACCGCGCCGCCATTGAGCAAAAGCAGATCGCTGAACAGCAGCTACTTCGGGCGCAAACGGAGGTGCTGATCGCGGAACAAGAGGCCAAGCGTTATGAAACACTCAATTCCAGCCTCGACGACCAGGTGCTGTACAAGTTGTTCCTCGATAAGTGGGATGGCCAAACTTCTGTTGTGCCTGCTCTACCAAGTTCCGCCCAGGCTGGTGGTCAGTCGGTGATCGTGAACGGGCGGCGCTGA
- a CDS encoding DUF1611 domain-containing protein, with product MRPAAIVYCEGHFAGLDGKTAHGLVRHCEAYTIRAVIDSDCAGMDAGLLLDGVFSGIPIVCSLEEAQDLPGDAPDTFIYGMAPADGLYRAEDRQVLRHAMAAGLNLVSGMREFLTDDPEFVAVAARHQVTIRDVRRPAPLKDLKLFNGSISRACCLRIAVLGTDGAIGKRTTATLLVQALQAHGINAVLVSTGQTGLIQGGRFGVPLDAIPSQFCSGEVEAAVVEAYESEQPDVIVIEGQGALSHPAYLSSSFILRGSQPQAVILQHAPARRHLSDFPFLPMPSPASEIRLIEAFAPTRVIGLTINHEGMNDAELTAAIALYEAELAIPVTDAVSRPGSNLVSMVVRAFPQLSVERLLSA from the coding sequence GTGCGCCCAGCGGCCATCGTTTACTGCGAAGGTCATTTCGCTGGACTCGACGGCAAAACAGCCCACGGGTTGGTTCGTCACTGTGAGGCCTACACAATTCGCGCTGTGATTGATAGTGACTGCGCCGGAATGGATGCTGGCCTGTTGCTTGATGGCGTGTTCAGCGGCATACCCATTGTTTGCAGCCTGGAGGAAGCCCAAGATCTGCCCGGCGACGCTCCAGACACCTTCATCTACGGAATGGCCCCTGCCGACGGCCTCTACCGAGCGGAGGATCGGCAGGTGTTGCGACATGCGATGGCCGCAGGCCTCAATCTTGTGAGTGGCATGCGCGAATTTCTGACGGACGATCCTGAGTTTGTGGCAGTAGCTGCCCGCCATCAGGTCACGATCCGGGATGTGCGACGACCGGCTCCACTCAAAGATCTCAAGCTGTTCAATGGTTCGATCAGCCGGGCGTGCTGCCTGCGCATCGCTGTGCTGGGCACCGATGGCGCGATCGGGAAACGCACCACCGCAACCCTGCTTGTGCAGGCGCTACAAGCTCATGGCATCAACGCAGTGCTGGTGAGCACTGGCCAGACAGGGCTGATCCAGGGGGGGCGCTTTGGCGTTCCCCTTGACGCCATCCCATCGCAGTTTTGCTCTGGCGAGGTTGAGGCGGCGGTTGTGGAGGCCTACGAGAGTGAGCAGCCAGACGTGATCGTGATCGAGGGCCAAGGTGCTCTAAGCCACCCCGCCTACCTCTCCTCGAGTTTCATCCTGCGCGGATCTCAGCCCCAGGCCGTGATCCTGCAGCATGCGCCGGCTCGACGGCATCTGAGTGATTTTCCCTTTCTACCGATGCCTTCACCAGCCAGTGAAATTCGGCTGATTGAGGCCTTTGCGCCCACCCGTGTGATCGGTCTCACCATTAACCATGAAGGCATGAATGATGCTGAACTCACAGCCGCCATCGCCCTCTACGAGGCCGAGCTCGCCATTCCGGTGACCGATGCAGTCAGTCGCCCCGGATCCAACCTGGTGTCGATGGTGGTGCGTGCCTTCCCGCAACTCAGCGTTGAACGACTGCTGAGCGCGTGA
- a CDS encoding 4Fe-4S dicluster domain-containing protein, which produces MLHVPIAISAGLGQLGKHGSIITAEYGSNIRLATVLTDLPLTSDKPRDIGVDDFCTNCKVCETNCPHHVIYSEKQLVRGDRRWYVDFDKYIPYFAETRGCGICIEVCPWSESGKGQALMLDLLAKRRGATSNKLQAESSNAESIEI; this is translated from the coding sequence GTGTTGCATGTCCCCATAGCCATCAGCGCTGGATTAGGTCAGCTTGGAAAACACGGATCGATCATCACTGCTGAATATGGATCCAATATTCGATTAGCCACTGTTTTAACCGATTTGCCTCTTACAAGTGACAAGCCACGTGATATCGGGGTCGACGACTTCTGCACCAATTGCAAAGTCTGCGAAACAAATTGCCCACACCATGTCATTTACTCTGAAAAGCAACTAGTCCGTGGCGACCGGCGTTGGTACGTTGACTTCGATAAATACATCCCGTACTTCGCAGAGACCAGAGGCTGCGGCATTTGCATTGAAGTCTGCCCTTGGAGTGAATCAGGAAAAGGTCAGGCGCTGATGCTGGACCTTCTTGCCAAACGGAGGGGAGCAACCTCCAACAAGCTACAGGCCGAGAGCAGCAATGCCGAAAGTATTGAGATCTGA
- a CDS encoding type III polyketide synthase — MPLTLHGIGTAVPPGSVSLDDAVVLSGHVSDAASTPLPLLHRIHQRSGVRSRSSVLIAEDQGEPSFLDRVPFYGHSSPSTAERMRVFHDQAAGLALKACRAALADAALPVGAVTHLVTVCCTGFDAPGVDLALIDQLGLTPGVQRTHVGFMGCHGALNGLRVARAFAESDTDAVVLICCVELCSLHLQYDGNPEQVVANALFADGAAAVVASAERSGPKPALVLEANGSTVIPGTADLMHWRIDDHGFSMGLSPRVPQTVAVALRPWLDNWLSPRGLDPAAITSWAMHPGGPRILSACGEALGLKPDQLECSRAVLHEHGNMSSATILFILERLRHSASHGPCLALAFGPGLCAEAALLRLTAD, encoded by the coding sequence ATGCCTTTGACCCTGCACGGCATCGGCACAGCTGTTCCCCCTGGCAGCGTCAGCCTCGATGACGCGGTCGTCCTGTCCGGCCACGTCAGCGACGCGGCGAGCACGCCATTGCCGCTGTTGCACCGCATCCACCAACGCAGTGGCGTGCGCAGCCGAAGCAGTGTGCTGATCGCCGAAGACCAGGGTGAGCCCTCGTTTCTCGACCGTGTGCCCTTCTACGGCCACAGCAGCCCATCCACGGCTGAGCGGATGCGGGTCTTTCATGACCAAGCCGCAGGCCTGGCACTGAAAGCATGTCGCGCCGCCCTTGCCGATGCAGCCCTGCCGGTGGGAGCCGTCACTCATCTGGTGACGGTCTGCTGCACCGGCTTCGATGCTCCAGGCGTTGATCTGGCGTTGATCGATCAGCTGGGACTGACGCCTGGGGTGCAGCGAACCCATGTTGGTTTTATGGGCTGCCATGGCGCTCTCAATGGGCTCCGCGTGGCGCGTGCCTTCGCCGAGTCGGATACCGATGCCGTGGTGCTGATCTGTTGCGTGGAGCTCTGCAGCCTGCATCTTCAATACGACGGCAATCCTGAGCAGGTTGTGGCTAACGCCCTGTTTGCAGATGGGGCTGCCGCCGTGGTGGCCTCCGCTGAACGGTCGGGGCCAAAGCCCGCTCTGGTTCTGGAGGCCAACGGCTCCACCGTGATTCCCGGCACGGCCGATCTGATGCATTGGCGAATCGACGACCACGGCTTTTCCATGGGCCTTTCGCCACGGGTTCCGCAAACCGTGGCCGTTGCCCTTCGCCCCTGGTTGGACAACTGGCTGAGCCCTAGGGGGCTCGATCCAGCGGCGATCACAAGCTGGGCCATGCATCCAGGCGGCCCTCGAATCCTGTCGGCCTGTGGCGAGGCGCTGGGATTGAAACCAGATCAACTCGAGTGTTCCAGAGCCGTGCTGCATGAGCACGGCAACATGTCGAGTGCCACGATCCTGTTCATTCTCGAACGACTCCGCCACTCCGCCAGCCACGGACCCTGCCTGGCGCTGGCCTTCGGCCCAGGGCTTTGCGCCGAAGCTGCACTATTGCGCCTGACCGCCGACTGA
- a CDS encoding class I SAM-dependent methyltransferase produces MSWGQALHHRDRQPEVMDQPGLDPADHQRALHGLRRINAISRSSAGVFSSLLALPALEDHAPLSVLELACGGGDTAIDLERMASRRGLQLTIRACDLNPEAIRIARSNALQRASAVEFFVADALEDPGPERVDVVYCTLFAHHLDDGDVVKLLRVMAARARRLVVVDDLIRSRLGYALAWSGTRLLSRSWVVHTDGPLSVRAAFTPAELRRLAEQAGLSTARLVRFWPERQRLTWSPSA; encoded by the coding sequence ATGAGCTGGGGCCAGGCATTGCATCATCGCGATCGTCAGCCTGAAGTGATGGATCAGCCGGGACTGGATCCGGCTGATCACCAACGCGCCCTGCACGGTCTGCGTCGGATCAATGCGATCAGTCGCAGTTCTGCCGGCGTGTTCTCATCGCTTCTGGCACTGCCTGCACTTGAGGATCATGCTCCCCTCAGTGTTCTAGAGCTGGCCTGTGGTGGTGGTGATACCGCCATTGATCTGGAGCGGATGGCCAGCCGGCGAGGGTTACAGCTCACGATCCGCGCCTGCGATCTCAATCCAGAGGCCATCCGCATTGCGCGAAGCAACGCTCTCCAGAGGGCATCAGCGGTGGAGTTTTTCGTTGCCGATGCGCTCGAGGATCCTGGGCCCGAAAGGGTTGATGTGGTCTATTGCACATTGTTCGCCCATCATCTCGACGATGGTGATGTGGTGAAGCTGCTGCGGGTGATGGCCGCCAGGGCGCGGCGGCTTGTGGTAGTGGATGACCTGATCCGCAGCAGATTGGGTTACGCGCTCGCCTGGAGTGGTACGCGACTGCTCAGCCGATCCTGGGTTGTCCACACCGATGGGCCACTCTCCGTGCGGGCTGCCTTCACGCCGGCAGAGCTGCGCCGCCTTGCTGAACAGGCGGGCCTGAGCACAGCCCGTCTCGTGCGGTTCTGGCCAGAGCGACAGCGCTTGACCTGGAGTCCTTCGGCGTGA